From a region of the Gossypium raimondii isolate GPD5lz chromosome 10, ASM2569854v1, whole genome shotgun sequence genome:
- the LOC105778111 gene encoding cationic peroxidase 1 → MASETCSPSNKLRFLLGMVLFLLMNMTTAQLSSTFYSTTCPKALATIKSAVNSAVSNEARMGASLLRLHFHDCFVNGCDGSILLDDTANMTGEKTAVPNSNSVRGFEVIDTIKSQVESLCPGVVSCADIVAVAARDSVVALGGPSWTVLLGRRDSTTASLSAANSNIPAPTLNLSGLITAFSNKGFTAKEMVALSGSHTIGQARCTTFRTRIYNETNIDSTFATSLRANCPSTGGDNSLSPLDTTSSTSFDNAYFKNLQGQKGLLHSDQQLFSGGSTDSQVNAYSSNLGSFTTDFANAMVKMGNLSPLTGTSGQIRTNCRKTN, encoded by the exons ATGGCTTCCGAAACTTGTTCCCCTTCTAACAAGTTGAGATTCCTCCTAGGAATGGTTTTATTTCTTCTTATGAATATGACCACTGCCCAGTTGTCCTCTACCTTTTATTCAACAACATGCCCTAAAGCACTTGCCACCATTAAATCAGCAGTCAACTCTGCTGTGTCCAATGAAGCTCGCATGGGGGCTTCTTTGCTTCGTCTTCATTTCCACGATTGCTTTGTCAAT GGATGCGATGGATCCATACTGTTGGATGATACAGCAAATATGACAGGAGAAAAAACAGCTGTTCCAAACAGCAATTCAGTCAGGGGATTTGAAGTTATTGATACCATCAAATCTCAGGTGGAGAGTTTGTGCCCTGGAGTTGTTTCTTGTGCTGATATTGTTGCAGTTGCTGCTCGTGATTCTGTTGTTGCT CTTGGAGGGCCTAGTTGGACAGTTCTTTTGGGTAGAAGAGATTCAACCACTGCAAGCTTGAGTGCTGCTAATTCCAACATCCCTGCGCCAACTTTGAATCTTAGTGGTCTCATCACTGCTTTTTCAAACAAAGGTTTCACTGCTAAAGAAATGGTAGCCCTCTCAG GATCTCACACCATCGGACAAGCCAGGTGCACCACTTTCCGGACAAGAATCTACAATGAAACCAACATCGACTCCACCTTCGCGACATCGTTAAGAGCGAACTGCCCTAGCACTGGTGGAGACAACAGCCTGTCCCCACTGGATACCACAAGCTCCACATCATTTGACAATGCATATTTCAAGAATTTGCAGGGGCAGAAAGGGTTATTACACTCTGATCAACAACTATTTAGTGGGGGTTCCACAGATTCTCAGGTTAATGCTTATAGTTCCAACTTGGGATCTTTCACCACAGATTTTGCTAATGCGATGGTAAAGATGGGAAACCTTAGCCCACTCACTGGAACAAGCGGTCAAATCAGAACGAATTGCAGGAAAACCAATTGA